From the Triticum urartu cultivar G1812 chromosome 4, Tu2.1, whole genome shotgun sequence genome, the window TTGCTGTCGTCGTCGTCTCGTCGGGGGCTCCGGCTCCGTCGGGCAGACAGCGCGCGCGATCAGCGGGATCCATGTGGCTTTGCTTTGCTTGGCTTGACCGCTGGTCGTGGCTGCGTAGGGCCGGCCTGCCAGCCCGTGCGAACTTGATGCAGCAGCAGGAGCACATGCATGTGCGGTCCTCGTCACTCCGACCTGATGCGATGTGCGGCATATATATATCGCCTGTGCGTACTAGAGATTGTCAGTTCTCCCTGCACGCATGCGCATATAGAAGGCCCCGGTTTGGTACTTGCACTGTGCGGTTCGACAACGAGATCCACAATCGGAGCAGTAGGCCGCACTGGTGAATGAGCCGATAGATCTACTCGTACTCTCTTGTCAAAACACGGGAATGTCGGGAGCCAGTCCACCACCGACGTCGACCTGCAATATGTTTTCTAAACACCTTCTGCCCGCCACGAATCTTATCTTCTCTCAAACGGGCCTCACTCTGGCGACCCCATCCACGTGCCATGATCTACGGCCAAGTTGATTAAATTTACATACAGTGACAAAATTTTATCGTACGTAGTACCGCTCGTGGCACAATCAAACGATTTCCAATGATGCTGTCGCTTGCGCCGGACAACGTCCATCATCACGCGCGCATGGGAAGCTTGGGCGCCCACACCGGGCCGGAGCTCCTGTGGCGCGCACAGTGGCACCTAGTGCGTACGCTCGTCGCATGATGGCTCTTGGCGAGGCGCTGAGCTGACATGGAAACAGTGACGACCACGAGGCGGTGCCGCCGCGACTGCGCCAGTGCGCGCGCTGACACGGTGCCGCGGCGCGGTGGCCGGACCGGACGGACGGCAAGCAATGCCACCGCCACGACCACCACGTGGTATTTCTTTTGGCCGGCCCGACATATGCTGCAGGTACATACCAGTATGTAGGTAGGGTACCCACCGGCCCACAGCCCACTAGCTTTCTTTGATTTGTACTGCTACTACGTGCTGTACCATCCATCGGCGCGGCGCCGTCCAGCTCCAGTTTGTGACAGCGGGAAGCGACCGGGTGAAGGCAGGCCGACGCCGGCGACGTGGCTCGCGTAAATGCATCCTGCGCCCGCGCATGCAGACGAGCTCTGGTCCGTCTGGTGCACGCGCGAGGCCAACTCCAGCGCACGACGCCAACGACCGTCTTACCCTGATTCGATTCATTTGGGTAGGGTAATGAGACCATGTCCGGACCTATTCTGCAATACGATGGCTGTGTCGAGCATGTGACAGCATTCTTTGGCCTCATCCTGTCCGCTTTCATTTTCAAACAACTTCCGAAAAACTACACCCTAGTTCAGCTCAGCGGCCCTAAATCACGTCGGCAACAGAGCCAGCAACATACACGTCCTCGCCGGCAACACAGTCAGCCTCCCAAATGAATGTGTTTCTCGCCGGCACACAACCAGCGGCCGACACCCATGCCAACCTCCAAAAAAGAACGGCCACGACCGATCAGACGACCTAGTTTAGGCCGTCGGCGTCGAACATCTCCTTTTGCCTGGCCTCGAACCAGCTCCTCGTCTTCTCGCTCATATTGGTCAACTCCACGCTCATGATCGCAAGGGCCACCTCCTTTGATTTGGTTGCAGCATTGGTGGCCTCGATGTTGAGCTGCCTCTGCCTGGTCGTGACATTGGCGGCCTTGATGTCGAGCTGACTTTGTCGGGACGCCTCCTCCATGTCGATCTTCCTCTTCTTGGCCGCATCCTTCATCCCAACCTTCTTCCTTTGAAACTCTAGGTATTGCTTCATTTGCTCGTCCTTGCTTTGTCGCTTCTTCTCGTCCCTCACATCCTTTTTAGACATCATGCCATGCAAAGCCTCATGCAAGGCCATAGATGAGGCATCACGTATGTCGTCCACCTTGGAGTTAGTCTTGCCCCTCGGCCTCTTCAACGCCTCGCCATCTCCACCTCCGGCCAACGCGACCGTCTTCTTGCCTCTCTTTCTTTGAAAATCATGGTATTGATCCTTGAACTTAGGGCAATTGTTGATGATCGCCCAATAATGCGTAAGAGTGAATGGCTTGTTATTGTGCCGGGCCTTGAATGCTTCCAAAGATTGAAATGCTACACGACATGATCAACAACAATTGACATGCAAACATGTACAAGGCCGAAGTCTCGTGGCCGTAGCAACGAAAGAACTAGGATGAGGAGAGCATACCATGTCCCCAATGCCGAGAACACTCATGGGCCGTGCTTCAACGCACTCAAGTGCGGCACAATACTTGTTGCACTATTGTTGGATGAACAACCACCTCTTTTGAATCGAGGTGATGCCACGGTCGCTCGTAATTTGGTAGGGCTCAaacatctttccttcatggaatgTTTTATAGACACTCGTCTAAAAAACAAGGCCCTTTTGTTGCGTGCTGGTCCTCGGATCTTGGCTAATCTCCATCCAACATTGGCAAATCAACATGTCCTCGTCTTGTGAATATGTACCCGTGCGAATGCTCTTCCTCCTCTTTTGTGCTTCCGCTCTTTGGGTGAGCTCGTCGATGAACAATGGCTCGCCCCCAATATCAATGTCAttgccttcttcttcatcaccatcACCTTCGCAATAGATGTCATCGTCTTCATGCCACGAGTCACCATGGTCGTAGTCAGCATGGTCGTGGGCCTCTTCATCGGCAACGTACTGGGCGCGGCCATCCTGACTTTGGGTCTCCTCGGGATCGTAGGCACCGCCATGCCGACCCTCGTAGATCACATCCTCCATGAACTGATTGTAGAAGGGGTCATCGACCGTTGGCGTTGGTGTTGGCATTCCGTCGAACAGTACGCGGGGGGACGACATGGTGCCCGTAAACGATGGTCGTGGTTGCTTTCTTTGCATCTCGACGGACGGCCGGCCGCGACCGACGAGTTTGTGCTCGCCGGGCCGATGGCCGATGTAGAGAAACCCGCCGGACGTCAAATGCCAAGCATGAGGAGGGTGTGCGCTTTGTTGACGATGGCCTCCTTCTCCTCGACCTCGGCCTTGCGCCGCGCGGCCTCCATCACATCGCGCTCGGCAGCGAACTTGGCCGCGGCGGTCTTGCCCTTGACGGCCGCCCTCTGGTTTCTCCTCTTCGCCGATTCCGCGTCCAACTTGGCGAGCTCCTCCGACGTGCATTCCGACCGTGGCTTCCTTGcacccttggccttcttcttgaggGTTTGAGGGAAAATGGCGCCAATTGGGGCGCGGGGGGTTTGCTTTGTGGCACCGACGAGCGGGCCAGTGGAGGACAAGAGTGCACGTCCCGCCCGTCCGCGCGCTGTCCATTTCACCCCCAAAACGACGCAAACTTGAGCCGGGATGGTTCAAAAATGGACAGAAAACGAACAAAGGTCTGTTCGCGCTCGCGCGCTGGGCCGTCTGGTTTATCCGTTCTGCACCAGACGAACGCACCCACAGGATGGGTCACGCGCTGGAGTTGGCCTGACGTGCACATTTTGGCGCGACAGCGGACGCAGCAAACCGAGCGAGTGCATTTTCACCACTCGGCATACGCGTGGCCGGCCCGTCTCCCGGGGCTCCCTGACCATCGCCTCCTGCGTACGCCGCTTGTGTGGTACTAGGCGAGTAATGGCGAACACAGAGCCACAGAGGGGAGAGCTGAGCAGCGCTGCCATGACCGTGATATGGGTCACGGCTTGCTGGCCACTGCACCGAGGGGGAGAGAAGCGGACGTATGTACCTGAGCATAGATAGCATTATTCGTTCATGTGCCCTTGCACTTGGATTACTACAAAAGATAATGCATGTGCTGCTGCATCTGCATCTGCATCTGCAAAGTGGAAAGCACCAACTCTTTCCACCAGATGGGGCTCGTCCGTCTAAAAAATCGTGCTTGGACAGTCCATAAGGTGCTGTGGGCTCGTGCGATGGGTTCACTCGTGTACGTACTAGCACAAAACATAATAATCAACCCATATTGGAGCACAGACAAGAGAACTGTGCCCACAAGCCACAACCAGCACCAGCGGGATGATTCCTGCGGTTGGTTTGATCACAACAATACCTCAAACGCCGACGGATCATCATCAAACGCGGCTAGGGAAGATGCTTCCTGCGCCCAACAACATACAGCTAAATACCTTCAATTCTAACATCAGTGAGTGAGTCCTGCCATGGCATTGTTTGCATCAACTTCCTCCTAACACCCGGGCACCAAGAATGCCCACCCCACTACCCAAACAACGCCTCCCTCTCCCTGCGACCCCAACTCATCATCATGCAGGTGCTATTTACATACAGATTACAACAGACGCTGTCACCTAAATTCAGGAACAAACAGACAAAAGGGAGACTAAAGCACCACCTGCCTAGTTCCTCATCTAACAGGAAGAAGAATCCTACCAAGGAAACCTCGTGTCACAAACGGTCAGCCCGATTACCGGTTGTTCTAGGAACAAACAAAATAAGCCGAAGAGGAGGGCATACATACACCAACGACGACCTCAGCACGACACATACATGGAATTCCTCAATGAAGTGCTGAACTTCCGTGACAACACAATGAGCCATAAAAATCGGTGACGGTCAGCCGCGAATCTTGTCCAACACCTGCAGTGCCTCAGTAGCTGTCTATCGAACCGTTGGAATTGATGTTTGATCTCAAGGAGAAGATGGCGCACGCTGAGCTGTAACATGCGCGCCACACCTCGACATGCCGTCAACGCTATGCTGTGTTACCTTCTAGTGCTTTGACTGCTTTGATCCTCCTCACACTTTGCAATCACGTCTCGAAGCTCGGAGCAAAGTCTGGCAACCTCGGGATTGTCCCAGTGTGGTCTGAGCTGGTCCATCAGCATGCTGCACGGATCAGGATCAGGGTTGATGGGAGGCAAATCCCGTGGCACGAGAGGGACAAGAAACGGGTGCTGAAGCAACTGAGGTATTCTCCACCGTTCATCTCGGTCCCAGGCCAGGCACCTTTGCATGAGATCAATAAGCCATGGGTTGTCGACCGGTTCATAACTGATCTTGTGGTTCCTATCGGTAACAGCTTTGAATTTGGTCCAGAAAGTCGTGTAGTCTGCAAATGGTGTCTTACCATACACCATCTGATAAAGAATACATCCAAGAGACCAGATATCAGTTGGCCGACCACACTTGAAAACGTTACCACTTGAATCTTGCTCATTACATAGCAATGCTTCGGGTGACATGTAGTTAAGTGTTCCTACCTGCGCTTTACAGGGAGAGATCAAAGATTAGCATGCCAGATACAACAAAACTTGATGTGATTGGTCAGTAATATTCTTAGTAATACAACAAGTATATGCAATGGCAGAAATAAACGAGCAAAAGCAAGTTGCATCCCATGGTACCTGAGAATCACGCTGAATGTTTGTCGTATCATTCATTATAGCTTTGGCAATGCCAAAGTCTATTAGCTTCAGTGATCCCTTCACAAGCATAAAATTTGCAGGCTTCAGATCGGAATGCACTATCCGTTCCTCATGTATTGTATTGACTGCTTCAAGCATTTGCTGAATCACAAAACAAGGTAAATTTGAGAAGGCGCTAGGATTTTTGAAATTCAGAATGAAATAACCACTTATCTGAAAATATTCATCATTAATAATGCAGGCACAGGTTCTAGCAACCGACGTCCCCAAAATGCAAGGAGTATTTTGATTAATTAGGAGAAGGTTTGGGCCAACAAAGACATGTGGTTTATGTGACATAAAATTGATGTTATTAGAAATGATTGCATTTCTATATATCACACACACAACCACACACTAATCAATTAATTATTGGTCAAAGCCTTGTCTCAATGAATCACTACACATTACATGTTGGGACGGAGCAAGTATATGTTTAACAGAGCCAAATAAACACATGCATGCTTAAAATTTTGCACATGCCAATATTACGCAATACTCCCTCCTTCCCATTTTGTTAGGCGCATTAGATTTTCATGCAATCCCAATATGTAAGGCAAATGCAGCCAATCTCCTCTCTTGAGTAGTTATTGAGGATCGCTAATTTCATGGAGGTAGTCAAAAGAGATCGTGCATGCATCCTTCCTTTTTTCCTGAGCCGTGATTGCCTCCCTCTACGATGGTTCAACTAGCGATTAATTGGTGCGCTAATCTTCGTGCTAATACTAATACGCCTAATAATATGGGAAGGAGGAAGTATATCATAGTCGACTACATTACTTCCAGCTCTATCAGTATAAAATATTAACCTACATTGCACATAAGATGTATTGGGGCTTAGTACAAACTTTAAAAGCACAGTAACTCAATAGAATGTGTGAACATTAACCTAAGCAGGACACATACAAATGAACAATGGAAAATTGTGTAGCAGTTGGGAAGAGGCAATGCAATTAAAAAACTGGAACAATATTTCTGAGATAAATTGATAAAATACTCTAAAATAAGTTAACAAGATTTGGTTCACCGAGTAAACTGCAACAACTTTTTAATGTTGATTTGAAGATTGGGAAGAAAAGCTTGCATCAAAGGTATCCACCTACATTCTAGTTCATAGTTAAGCTAATTGTCCTCTACTCAAGCCTTATGCTATTACTTAAATCGAATTAAATAAAGGTTACCTGCCAATAAAACCGCAGCCAATTTTCAtctattttcatatttgagttgttcCTCTCCTTCCACTTCTGAGCAACCATATGTGCTAAATCAATTTCGCCAAACTCAAGGACCATGTAAATGTATTGATCATCCTTAATTTTTCCATCCCGAGGTGAGATAGGGCCTTCTTTAAGTAAATTTTTATCAGTGACCTGGTACATGCCAAAAGCCTTAGGCAGATTAGATAATATTTCCAATATACAGTGAAAGTATCCTGTGCACAGTGCTGCCGCtaaatactactccctctgtaaactaatatagaATGCGTGAACATTAACCCCTGGCAGTGAAGTTTAAAAATATCAAGCAATGGAAATTTCAAACGACATGATTTTGTTATGCATTCACCTGAAGGGCAAAAGTTACGAGAGAAGTTCTAGACAATACAAGGAGCAGAGGGAACAAGAAGCTTCGAGTTCAAAGACAATAGAAGTTAATTTTCTGTACGGCATAATAAATAAACTAAAATATCATAGCATCCCTCTGCATTTAATAAAATACTCCGAGAACACAGAAAATGAGTCCGATAACTCAATAGAGATGCTGTGTACAAGTATCAAGTTATATGCAGCCCAAAACTAGTAGAGATAAGGTTAATACCAGTACCTCGTAATCAATTAGCTGTATGATGTTACTCTTTCCTTTCAGCTTATTTAGGTAACCGATTTCTTGGCAAAAGCCATATGCCGTCGGGTAGTCACGACCTTTAAGCTTTATCTTTTTCAGGGCGTATATTGCACGTTCCATTGATATAACTTTGTGAACTTCACTGCTGCCACCAGAACCTATTTTACCAAGTTTCTGATAAAGTTTCCCGTTCACCTTAAAGAAATGTTCAGGATCATAACCCTTTTTTCGGCGCTCCTTCTGATCCCTGTTTGCTTGCGAAGTACCCCCATCCTTGGCAGACGTAGATTGTTCATTAGCAGATAACCCTTGGCCTTGGGATGGCAAACCTCCATTGCCAGGGGCAGCTTTGTCCGTTGTATTAGGAACCTGATGGTTTTTAGGATTCCAATCACCAACACTTGATGGCATTGCAGCTTCTTGCTGTTTGGGAGGGACACTACCTGGTATAGCTGCAGATGATTCCACTGTACATTCAGGCATCTGCATTGGCGAAGCATATCGGCTACTCTGAGGAACTCGTGTATTTTGCCCTGAATGTAGTGATACAGCAGTAACAGAAGAACCAACGACAGAGCAACGGGTCATTGGCTCTCCATGATTCTGATTACAAGCTTCTTCAGTCCCTTTTTGAGGCAAATTTGCTGCATCATACTTGACATCCATCTCAACTGGTGCACCAGCTAGCTCAAGCTTCTGATGTTTCCCGCCTTGATCATGTGCTGCTTGAGCCACATGATAATTATCTCCTGCTGACAATGAAACAGAATGCAGATAAGACAACATACTGTCCATTCTACTGTCAGTGGTTACTCCTACATTCTCACCTGCAATGTAAACCGGTAACTAAATACAGAAACAGGTCTGCATTTAACTTTACAAAATAGCCAGAGTCAAAAAAGGAATCTTACCCTGAGAAGTTAAGTGTGAATCGCCAACTGAATAAAACTGATCTTTCTTGAAACCGACGGCCACTGATGCATTTCGAGATGTGATCCGAGATGAAGAAACATCTAACGACGACTTATTCCTGTCCACAAACACATCCATTTCATTCTTCTGCTGGTCGTTTTGACCAGCAATCTGATTATGGCCATCTGTGATAGTACTCAACATGGAAGGTGTAGTCAACATGTCGTTTTGATTTGATGCCAGTACTCCTGCACCAGCGTTAACATCCTTTTGATCAGGTGACACCTTTTGCAACCTGGAGGCCGCCAGCACGCCTCTCTGCTTCTGCATAGCCATTCCTCCAGAACTCTCTCTAACAGAAGGGCTGGTACCAGCTTTTGCTGGCCCCTCACCTCGAGGCAACAGGATACGAGTTGCACGCTGTGTTGTACCTGAGGCAAGTTCAAGTTAAAACAAGATGACAACGCATTTTAGACAAATTCGGTTGTAAACGAGCATCTTTCTCTGTAGCAGGGACAGGGAATAGAATCGGAAAGACAATTTAACTGTAATTCTTACCGGGAACAGGGCCTACCACAAAAATGTTTTTTTACCAGGACGATAACTCAGCTTTATGTTAAAATTCCACATATAACATTACAATATTTCATTTATTCCAAATATTTTCTAGTATGTGAAGAAAAGGTCTAGACTCTGTATAGACGGAATCTATCTAAAGAAAAGTCTAGCTTCCGTATAGACAGAATCTAAATTAATATAATCCATGAGAAGAAAAGGTCTAGATTCCATATAGACGGAAATCTGAGATACAAACCGCATAggaattttgcaaaaaaaaaacatcAAACTAATTTCTAGGATTTTAAAACTGAGCTCAAGTCTGAAACTTTAAAACCATTTTTTCCTTAATCAAGCTGCAGTGAATATACAATTGCATTGCGGAGCAACTGAGAGGAAATGTGATATTACAACCCTCGGATAACAAACAATATCTCGCTTCAATCTAATTTGCCACACCGATTGATAGACTTTCTAGAACGTCTTTTTGACATAGCCTTACAAAATAAGCACATCACAGCTCACCATCCGCAAACAAAAGTAGAGCTAGCACTAACAGTCAGGATCTACTTGCAGGTTCATTTCCCGTGTCCTGAAGCTACTGCGTGTTAACTTGGTTCGATTTGCAGGTGACAAACGTTGAACTAGATGCATAACCCTAGATGGAAGCAGCAACGCTTAGGCCTAGGGTGTGGCTGAGCTCACCGAGAGGCCTCTGGCGCTTGCAGGCCGCATGGATCTGGCCCAGGAAGTCGAGAGGGTCGCCCGTgacggtggaggaggaggaggagcccgAGGAGGAGGTGAGGTTGGTGTGGCCCGTGTCCCCGGCGGCGGGGAACGTGTTGCTCCTGCCGGCGGCCGCGGCGTCGTCGGGGGCCGGGGGGCGGAGGAAGTTACCCCTCCTCTCCATCGGCTGCGTCGGGGCAGGCGGTGGGGCCCAGCGGCATCTCGCCGGAGAGGCGGACCGGGTGGGGGAGAGGCCCTAGGGTTCCGGAGCTCGAGGCGGCCGCTCCGGGGGTCGCGGAGGGGGACGCTCGGAGCCGGCGGATTCCCGGCGCTGTACGCGCGCGGTGGTgcggcgcgggcgcggcggcggccgtGGGACGGGGAGCCGGAGCGAATCGGAGGGGTGGGGGGTGGGGTTGGGGCAGGAGGGAATGGCGACGGAGCCCCCAAATTTTGAAATGGAAGCCGAGCGAGCAGGACGACGGAGCAAAACCTTTTTTTTTTGCCACAAATGCCGCCGCCGTGCTGGTTGGGCTAGCAGGGCCTCCTGGCCGAAGCCCAGTTTTAGTACTCGGTATGGGCTTTAATCAGTCAGGTAGCCCGTCTGGCCCGGTTAAGTCGGCCTCACTACTTCCAGCGCGGTGGGGCTCAACTGTTTCTGCTCTGATGATTTCTCAAGCGTCCGGTGAAGCAAGCGGCGGAGCGTCCCCGCGGCAAGGGATGGCGGCGTGGGCGGAGCAGCTGCAGCGCGAGCTCGCCGGCCGCGGCCTCGCCGTCGCCTCCGTTCCAGGGAAGGGCCGCGGCCTCGTCGCCTCCCGCAGCTTCTTCCCCGGTAACCCCGCCCTCCCTTCCCTCGGTCGCAGCCGTTCTTTGCCCCTATACGCTGACCTGCCCGCGAACCGCTCGGTGAAATGCCCAGATGAATGGCACACGTAGTTGTTGCCGGGATGGACGATACTGGTCCTTGAGTCGAGCTTGGCCCGCTGGTTTATGTATAATCAAGCTCATGTGGTGGGATTCTCCGGcggttttgcaggggaggtcatTATTTGCCAAGAACCCTATGCTTCTACGCCCAACAGGATTTCGGTTGGATCGAGCTGCGACCACTGCTTCGCCTCCGGCAACCTGAGGAAGTGCTCGGTTTGTCGAGTAGCTTGGTACTGTGGGAGCGTGTGCCAGGTGCTGACTCTGCCCTTCAATTGTTTCACGTTGTTGATGGACAGATACATACTTCTGTGGCCATGCGTAAATATTCTTTGTACTGATTGTTATGCGTTCAGTGATGTCACTTCTTTCAGTGAAATTTTGTTACGCAGAAAGAAGAATGGAAGCTGCATCAACTTGAGTGTCAAGCCATCTCAGCGCTGACAGAGGAAAGGAAGAAGATGCTTACTCCTACAATCTGTTTGATGGTGAAGCTTATACTAAGAAGAAAACTGCAAAGCGAGAAGGTATTGGGCTGGTTTGGTCTATTCCTGACAAAAACTTTCTGTACAGTACCTCTGTATTTTCAGTGCATCAGTGTTAGCTGCATCCTGTTAGCTTGATACTACTTGTATTTCCAGGCCATTCCATCTTCAGCAACAGATAACTACGATCTAGTGGATGCGTTGGAGTCCCGTATCCTGCCCACTTGACACATTGATTCATGATAAATTATAAagattatgctttgtgagtgtTGGATTGACTTCGCATGAATAGACATCTCGAAGGTTGATGATAATCAATTGGTCCTCTATGCTCAGATGGCCAATCTTGTGCAGCTGATTCTCCCTTCAATTGAACTTGATCTTAAGGAAATTGCACATACTTTTTCTAAGGTAATGCCCAATTGCCCATAATATGTTTTTGTCCTTAGGATCTTAAATGTTTTAACTGCTATGGTAGACAGAGATTCAAATTAATTATGCGATGCATTATGCTGATGAAAACAGCTGGTTTCAGGTGTTATTGTGAGTGTTTGATGCCTTTGTGTTTCTCTACTCTGATAGCTTTTTAATTTCTGAACGTTGAGATCGAGTGTTTGGTCTGAACCCCTCAGAGATGTCCTAGAACTTGCTAATCCTGACAGATCTCGAAAAGGGTGGTGGCACTAGAACCAAATCTACATGCACATCAAAACTTTCTATCTTAGCCAAGCTAGCACCTCTGCCCCGCCTTTTCCTCCCTTGTTAAGTCCTAATTTCCTGATATCTCAAGTAACCAAGGACTCATATGGTCTTGTTTGAGTAGAGTAAAATCAGGTCTATATACTTCCTGTGTAGATAAACCAGCATGCTACTGGAGAAAAGACGTGTGTTCTCCAAATATTGTGAAATGAGCCCTTTTTGTAAATCGAAAAGCACACTTTACAGTTAAAAAAAATGTAGTTCTTTATGCAAGTACATATACATTCTTACTAACCTGTAAAATTTGATAATATGTTTATTTAAGGGCTACACAAAAAAAGAAATGTATGTGGATCTATAATAGACGCTGTTCGGTATTATAGATCCACATATTTGTTGTTTCTGCACCCCACAAATGAAAACAGTTATTATCGTTTTTTTACATCATGTAGAACACATCTATAGGTACACGTGGAATTGTTTTCAATTTTTTATGAAACtttgaaatatgattttttttaaaaaaaaattggaCACAGGGGACCTGGGAGCTAAAACACCTCTCTCATGTTGTCGTAATACTTATTCTACCCCAGTTATACAATTTGCTGTGTTCTTCGGTCATTGCTATCAATAGTTTGGATCATTTTCCAATGAAGAGTATAGAAACACAAGGGCATCAAACACTCAATATTTTGAACTTGATCTGAAGGAAATTGCACATACTTTTTCTAAGGTAATGCCCAATGTTCTGATAGCAAAGCACTAAATTAAAGTGTGTCTCCGCCTAGACCATGGCCATGTTGAGATCGAGTGAATGCTCGGATGGTAGCTATGCCTCACAAGGTGTGGACTCCGACCTTTCGTTGTCGCATTTCTAGGTGCCTGACTCTTCTTTATTATAAGGACACCGAGGGGCATCTTCCCCTTGAATGATTGGAGTTTGTTTTAGAGCATAGTCATTTTCTGTAATTCTAGTCCTTTGTGTAAACAGAAGTTGGCATTGTGTATTGTCACGTGCTTGAGATCTTAGCTGTAATTGGAAGCCTTAGACCCAACCCCCTGGGCTTGGGCAGTGCCGTGATTGCAGTGCAGCCGACCCAAGTACAGGTGTGCAACTGTGGGAAGGGCTGGGTTCGGAGACAAATCTCCCTTTTCTTGTTAATTATTTCTTGCTTGATAATAAAACTGTGCCCAAGTCCTTTTAAAGACTGGCCCTAACAAAGTGATATAATCAAACCTCAAATGTAACTGGAAGTAAATATATTAACTTGGAAGGAAGCAAATAAAAGATAGCTCTATGTCGGCCTGCAACATC encodes:
- the LOC125550346 gene encoding serine/threonine-protein kinase MPS1-like isoform X3; this encodes MERRGNFLRPPAPDDAAAAGRSNTFPAAGDTGHTNLTSSSGSSSSSTVTGDPLDFLGQIHAACKRQRPLGTTQRATRILLPRGEGPAKAGTSPSVRESSGGMAMQKQRGVLAASRLQKVSPDQKDVNAGAGVLASNQNDMLTTPSMLSTITDGHNQIAGQNDQQKNEMDVFVDRNKSSLDVSSSRITSRNASVAVGFKKDQFYSVGDSHLTSQGDNYHVAQAAHDQGGKHQKLELAGAPVEMDVKYDAANLPQKGTEEACNQNHGEPMTRCSVVGSSVTAVSLHSGQNTRVPQSSRYASPMQMPECTVESSAAIPGSVPPKQQEAAMPSSVGDWNPKNHQVPNTTDKAAPGNGGLPSQGQGLSANEQSTSAKDGGTSQANRDQKERRKKGYDPEHFFKVNGKLYQKLGKIGSGGSSEVHKVISMERAIYALKKIKLKGRDYPTAYGFCQEIGYLNKLKGKSNIIQLIDYEVTDKNLLKEGPISPRDGKIKDDQYIYMVLEFGEIDLAHMVAQKWKERNNSNMKIDENWLRFYWQQMLEAVNTIHEERIVHSDLKPANFMLVKGSLKLIDFGIAKAIMNDTTNIQRDSQVGTLNYMSPEALLCNEQDSSGNVFKCGRPTDIWSLGCILYQMVYGKTPFADYTTFWTKFKAVTDRNHKISYEPVDNPWLIDLMQRCLAWDRDERWRIPQLLQHPFLVPLVPRDLPPINPDPDPCSMLMDQLRPHWDNPEVARLCSELRDVIAKCEEDQSSQSTRR
- the LOC125550346 gene encoding serine/threonine-protein kinase MPS1-like isoform X1, with the translated sequence MERRGNFLRPPAPDDAAAAGRSNTFPAAGDTGHTNLTSSSGSSSSSTVTGDPLDFLGQIHAACKRQRPLGTTQRATRILLPRGEGPAKAGTSPSVRESSGGMAMQKQRGVLAASRLQKVSPDQKDVNAGAGVLASNQNDMLTTPSMLSTITDGHNQIAGQNDQQKNEMDVFVDRNKSSLDVSSSRITSRNASVAVGFKKDQFYSVGDSHLTSQGENVGVTTDSRMDSMLSYLHSVSLSAGDNYHVAQAAHDQGGKHQKLELAGAPVEMDVKYDAANLPQKGTEEACNQNHGEPMTRCSVVGSSVTAVSLHSGQNTRVPQSSRYASPMQMPECTVESSAAIPGSVPPKQQEAAMPSSVGDWNPKNHQVPNTTDKAAPGNGGLPSQGQGLSANEQSTSAKDGGTSQANRDQKERRKKGYDPEHFFKVNGKLYQKLGKIGSGGSSEVHKVISMERAIYALKKIKLKGRDYPTAYGFCQEIGYLNKLKGKSNIIQLIDYEVTDKNLLKEGPISPRDGKIKDDQYIYMVLEFGEIDLAHMVAQKWKERNNSNMKIDENWLRFYWQQMLEAVNTIHEERIVHSDLKPANFMLVKGSLKLIDFGIAKAIMNDTTNIQRDSQVGTLNYMSPEALLCNEQDSSGNVFKCGRPTDIWSLGCILYQMVYGKTPFADYTTFWTKFKAVTDRNHKISYEPVDNPWLIDLMQRCLAWDRDERWRIPQLLQHPFLVPLVPRDLPPINPDPDPCSMLMDQLRPHWDNPEVARLCSELRDVIAKCEEDQSSQSTRR
- the LOC125550346 gene encoding serine/threonine-protein kinase MPS1-like isoform X2, with protein sequence MERRGNFLRPPAPDDAAAAGRSNTFPAAGDTGHTNLTSSSGSSSSSTVTGDPLDFLGQIHAACKRQRPLGTTQRATRILLPRGEGPAKAGTSPSVRESSGGMAMQKQRGVLAASRLQKVSPDQKDVNAGAGVLASNQNDMLTTPSMLSTITDGHNQIAGQNDQQKNEMDVFVDRNKSSLDVSSSRITSRNASVAVGFKKDQFYSVGDSHLTSQAGDNYHVAQAAHDQGGKHQKLELAGAPVEMDVKYDAANLPQKGTEEACNQNHGEPMTRCSVVGSSVTAVSLHSGQNTRVPQSSRYASPMQMPECTVESSAAIPGSVPPKQQEAAMPSSVGDWNPKNHQVPNTTDKAAPGNGGLPSQGQGLSANEQSTSAKDGGTSQANRDQKERRKKGYDPEHFFKVNGKLYQKLGKIGSGGSSEVHKVISMERAIYALKKIKLKGRDYPTAYGFCQEIGYLNKLKGKSNIIQLIDYEVTDKNLLKEGPISPRDGKIKDDQYIYMVLEFGEIDLAHMVAQKWKERNNSNMKIDENWLRFYWQQMLEAVNTIHEERIVHSDLKPANFMLVKGSLKLIDFGIAKAIMNDTTNIQRDSQVGTLNYMSPEALLCNEQDSSGNVFKCGRPTDIWSLGCILYQMVYGKTPFADYTTFWTKFKAVTDRNHKISYEPVDNPWLIDLMQRCLAWDRDERWRIPQLLQHPFLVPLVPRDLPPINPDPDPCSMLMDQLRPHWDNPEVARLCSELRDVIAKCEEDQSSQSTRR